From Pyramidobacter piscolens W5455:
TTTTGGACGATCCGCCGCAGCGTCCGCAGCATATCGATCTGGTTTTTCAGGTCCAGACTGCTCGTCGGCTCGTCAAGCAGCAAAACTTCCGGTTCCTGAACAAGCGCACGGGCAAGGGAAACTTTTTGAAACTCGCCGCCGCTCAGCTCGTCGAGGAAACGCAGGGAAAAATTTTCGAGAGACAGGGCGCGCAGGACCGTTCCCACTTTTTCGACGTCTTCTTTCTTCACGGTCCACGCGATGTGAGGACGACGGCCGAGCAGGACCGCGTCGAAAACGGTCAGATGCTGCGGTTCGTCCCGCTGAGGAACGTAACCGAAGAGTTTCGCCCGCTCGCGCCGCGGGCACGACCCCATCGAACGGCCGTCGAGCAGGACCGTTCCTTTCGAGGAACGAAGGATTCCGTTGACGGCCCGCAGCAGCGTAGTTTTCCCCGTGCCGTTTGGACCGAGCAGCGCGACGATCTCTCCCTGTTCCAGAGAAAAACTCACGTCCTTCAAAACTTCGTCGCGTCCATAGGCAAAAGAAAGCTTCATTACCGACAGCGTCATCTTTTCGCTCTCCTTTTCATCAGCAGGGCCAGAAATACCGGCGCGCCCATGAACGCCGTAAAGACGGAGACGGGAAGAAGACGCGGCGCGAGCAGAAGCCGCGCTCCCATGTCGGCGCCCGTCAAAAGGGCCGCTCCCAGCAGGACCGAGCCGGGAATCAGGAAACGATGATCGCCCCCGAGAAAACGACGCAGCATATGAGGACAGACAAGCCCGACGAAACCGATCACGCCGAGAAACGCGACCATGACGGCCGCAAGCAGCGATGCCACGACCATGGCTTCGAGACGGACCCGGAAAGCCGAGACGCCCAGCGACAGGGCGGTCTCATCGCCGCAGCACAAAGCGTTCAGATCGAAGCGCCTGTAAAAGAACAACGCCGAAGAAAGAGCCAACAGAGCCGACATCATGGGGATCTCGCGCCACGACGCGCGCGAGACGTCGCCGAAAGTCCAGAAGACGGTAGCCGCCAGCTGGGCGTCGTCGGCGAAATACTGAAGAAACATGGTCCCGGCGATAAACAGCGAACTCAAAGCCACGCCCGCCAGCACCATGACTTCGCCGGCGCCGCCCGTCGCGGAGACGATAAAAAGCACGACGCCCATGCAAACGAGCGCGGCGGCGAACGCCGCCCCCGTCGTGAGCCAGTGATTCATGATCGTCACGGCGTCCGCCGCGGAACTCTGCATCGTCCCCGACCCGAGAACGATGATCGAAAAGGCCGCGCCGAAAGCGGCCGCGTTGGAGATCCCCAACGTGAACGGAGAGCCCAATGGATTGCGCAGCACCGCCTGCATGGCCACTCCCGCGAGCGACAGCCCGCCTCCCGCCAGCATGGCGGCCAGAGTCTGGGGCAGGCGGATATTCACGACGATCACCTTGCCCCGCCCTCCCCCGCCGCCGAGAAGGACCTCGATCACCTCGGAGACGGGGATCCTGACGGCTCCCCAGGCGACGGACAGCAGGCCGAGAAGCAAACAAAGCCCGCCCAATCCGAGAAGGAAAAGTTTTTTACGGCCGACGTAGGCTTCGTACGCCAACGAAGGGAGACGTTCCCGCCGAAGCACGGCTTATTTCCCTTCAAGGTTCAGACGGGAGAAAATTTTGCCGGAAAGGGCTTCGCTGATCTGAGCGTAGAGCGGTTTTCCGACAAGGAAAGAATAGATCTCGTCGGCGACGGACGCGATCTCGACGTCGGCGAAACGCTCGGGATAGAGAGTTTTTCCCACGAAATAGCTGTTGACCAGCACGGAACCGTAATTGATCGTGTACGAGTTGTAGGGAAGCACGCTCCAGATTTCGCCGCTTTTGACGGCCGACAGTTCGACGTAGACGGGATCGAAACTGAGCTGCCGGAGTCCGCCGGCCTCCCCTTTCGCCCGCAGCGTGTTGATGTCCATGAAAACGACTTGGGGATCCCATTGCAGGATTTTTTCCTTGGCGACGCTGACCGTCTCCGATTTGCCGGAACCGTCGGCGGCCACGTTTTTCGCGCCGGTGTAGAGGAACGGCGGATAGCCGATCTCCGTCGAGGTGAACCCATGAGTGCCGCGCATGGATACGCCGCCGATATAGCAGCTTCTGCGTTCTTCTTCGGGAATGCCGGCAGTCCTCCGGCGCAGTTCCGCCAAGTGACCTTCGAAGAAGGCCACCACTTCTTCCGCCCGCTGTTCCTTGTCAAGAACTTTCCCCATCAGCCGCAGCGTCGCGTAGAACTGTACCTTTTTGTCGCTCAGATTTCCGTATTCCAGGCCGATCACGGGGATCCCCGTTTTGGCCGTCAGCTGGTCGGGATGAGGACCGGAAAGAGGCGACACTTTGAAAATCACCTGCGGTTGCGGGGAAAGTCCGGCAATCAGTTCGGGATTGTCCTTGCCGCGAAACTCGCCGAAAAGAGGCAGACCGGCAAACTCAGGATGAGCCAGAGCATAAGGGCGCGAGGCTTTGCCCGGCGGCGGATCGTTGCGTTTCTCGATGGAATCCACCGCGATCACGCGATCGTTCGCCTGAAGGTAGGTCAGCAGCCTCAAGGCGCCGGAGCCGGAGCCAATGATCCGTTCCGGCGCGGCGGGGACGGTTACGGAACGTCCGAGGCAGTCGGTCACCGTCATTTCCGCGCCGCAGGCCGCAGACGCGCACAGTATGAGCGCCGCAAGGAACGCAAGATATTTCGTTCGAATTTTCATTGCGCCATCCTCCGAAGCTTCGCCGCGCACGGCACGCAGACTTTTCGCCCGTCCGCGCGCGTCTCGAGGCGGGTGACCATGACTTTCTCGCCGCAGACGGAACAGTTTTCCGAGTCATGAATGCGCGCTCTCTGCGGGATCGCCTCTTCGGGCTTCTTCACGTCGAACAGGACTTCGTCCGATTCGGTTAAAAGACGGCGCGTATGCTCGTCACGTGAAAGTTCGCTTTCGGGAGAACGGTAAACGAGCCTCACGCCGCTGCCGTCGGAATGACGAAAGACCGTGTACGCATGCTTGCCGTAGTCGCGAAAAATGAAATTTCCCTTTCCAAAAGTGCAGCCGAGGACGGCTTGTACCGCATCCACGCCGCAGGCGTCGTTTTCGACGATCGCTGCAATTTCCTCATCCACGTCGCGGGACAGATTCAGCAGCTTCATTGCCATTCGAGAAGCGCGCCAGCCGATCAGCAGGCCGGGACAGAGATGTCCGTGAAAAGCGATGACAGGCGTCAGTTCCGGTGGAATTTTCAACGAAGCCATATCCATATCCTCATCCTCCAATTCAAAGAGTAAAAAATAGCGCTACCTTTTATTTTTTATGTAGCACGCCTATTCTAACACAGTTCGCCTGGATTACAATCTTTTATGCCCGCTGCCCACGGCGTTTTCCAACTGGGTCCCCCGGCATGCTCTGGAGGGATAAATTTTTCAGGCTAAAAGTCCTATAATGTTTTTAAATGAGCGCCGCCTCTTAAATATACGCCAGGGCCGTCCATAGTGCCGACAGCCCTGGCGTATTGAAGGTCATTTTTTATTCGCGACGCTTTTTCCCGTTCTCTTCGAGTCTATTCAGCACGATTCCATACCCGTCGGCGCCGTAGTCGAGAAATTTACGCACGCGGCTGATCGTCGCCGTACTGGCGCCGGTCCTTTGCGCTATTTGCGGATACGTGTGATTCTGGCGCAACAATCGCGCCACTTCCAAGCGTTGTGAAAGAGCCTTGATTTCGCCGATGGTCGCCACATCTTCGAGAAAATCATACACTTCTTCCACCGTGTTCAGGGAAAGAAACGCAGAAGCAAGCTGCTCTGTCAGTTCGTCCTTCCATTTTTCCATGTGATCGTGCCTCCCGACTGATATTATAGGAAATAACTTTTAAGACTCCATTTCATTTTCACTTTAGCACACGGAAGCGCAAAACACAATCAGCCCCAGACCTTCGCGCAATTTGCATCGATTTCGTATCCCCATCCCGGCGGATTTCGCGAGCGGAAATACGCGTCGCGGAAGCAAAAATATCTTGAGACGTCATTCAACCTATGGTATGATTCTTGAGTAATTGAAAGGGCTCAGATGGTGGAATCGGTAGACACTGGGGACTTAAAATCCCCTGGCATTGCGCCGTGCGGGTTCGAGTCCCGCTCTGAGCACCACCGCCGAGATGCCGATCCCGTCGTGTGATGCGCTGGACGCGCCGCACGACGGGGTTTTCTTTTAAACCGCGTCAACTGCCGTGCTTGGCTTTCCAATCTTTGATGAACTCGAGGCGCGCTTTGTACTTCGCTTCAAGCCCCTGCTCCGTCGGTTCGTAATAAGTTTTTCCCAGCAGCGAATCCGGCAGGCACTGCATGCCGGTCAATTTTTCCGCGGCGTCGTGGGCGTACTGGTAGCCTTTGCCGTAATCGAGCTCCTTCATCAGCTTGGTCGGAGCGTTGCGGATCACGAGCGGGACGGGCTCGGCCAATTGGGAGATCGCGTCGTGCCGGGCCGACTCATAGGCGCGGTAGAGGGCGTTCGACTTGGGCGCCAGCGAGAGGTAGACGGCCGCTTGGGTGAGATGGACGGAACACTCGGGCATGCCGAGGAAATGGCAGGCCTGATAGGCCGCCACCGCCAGTTCCAGCGCTCTCGGATCGGCCAGCCCGACGTCTTCGCTGGCGAAGCGCACGATCCGGCGCGCCACGTAGAGCGGGTCTTCTCCCGCCTCGAGCATTCGCGCCAGCCAGTAAACCGCGGCGTCGGGGTCGGAATTGCGCATCGACTTGTGGAGCGCCGAGATGAGGTTGTAATGTTCTTCGCCCTTTTTGTCGTACAGCAGCGATTTCTTGGAGAGGCACTGCTCCAGCACCTCCGGCGTGACCTCGGTTTCGCCGTCGGCACGATTGCCGTTCAACACGACCATTTCCAGCGTTGACAGGGCCGAACGGGCGTCGCCGTTGGCGAAGTTGGCGATCATTTCCAGCAGTTCGGGAGCGATGCGCACGTTTTGGCGGCCGAAGCCGCGCGGGTCGGCAAGCGCCCGCTGCAGCAAAGAGACCAGCTCATCCGTTGTGAGCGCCTGCAGCACGAAGACCTTGCAGCGGGACAGAAGAGCGCCGTTGACCTCAAAGGAGGGATTTTCCGTCGTCGCGCCGATGAGGATGATGCTCCCTTTCTCGACGAACGGCAGGAAGGCGTCCTGCTGCGCCTTGTTGAAACGGTGGATCTCGTCGACGAAGACGATGGTCTTGCCGCCGAAAGCGCGGTTGCTCTCGGCCTGCTGCATCACGGTGCGTATTTCCTTGATGCCGCTGGTCACCGCCGAAAAGTTGATGAACTCCGCCTTGGTCTGGTTGGCGATGATGCGGGCCAGCGTGGTTTTGCCGACGCCCGGCGGTCCCCAGAAGATCATCGAGGAAATGGTATCGTTGACGATCAGGCGGCGCAGGATTTTATCCGGCCCCAGCAGGTGCGTCTGCCCGACGAACTCGTCCAGGCTCCGCGGCCTGAGGCGGGCGGCAAGAGGCTGCGTCTGCTCGCTTTCAAACAAGTTGAGTTCTTCCATGGTCGTTCCCCCTTTGCGTGAACGATTCCCCGCCGTTCAGTGTCAAGGCGGGAAATATCGGCGACTGACTGAAAATATTCTATCACGCCTCAAAGCTTACGCACAGACAGAAAAAAGGAGTTCCCCGAAAAATACCGGGGAACTCCTTTTTTTTCGTCAGGCTTCGCTGGAAGGACAGATGCCCCTGAGGGGACATTCGCCGCACTTCGGCGCTCGGGCCTTGCAGATGTTTTTTCCGTGCTGGATCACGTCCAGGTGCCCGGCGCACTTCATCCCGTCGGGCACAAGCCGTTCGAGGCGGGCCTGGATCTCCGCAGGCGTCTCTTTGGCGTCGGCCCAGCCGAGCCGCTTCGAGATGCGCGCCACATGCGTGTCCACGGGAAAGGCCGGAAAACCGAGATCGAAAGCGAGCACGCAGGCGGCCGTTTTCGGGCCGACGCCCTGGATGTGCGTCATAAAATCCCAGGCCGCGGCGGGCGTACCGCTTTTCAGGCGTTTGAGCGAATATTCGCCGAAGCGCTCTTTCACGGTTTTCAGCACGCGCAGGATCGTCGCCGCTTTGTTGTTGCAGATTCCCGCCGGCTTGATCGCCTCGGCGATCCGGTCCTGCGGCAGCGCGGCGACGCGATCCCAGCTGCCGTACCGGGATTTCAGGCGCTCGAAGGCCATGTCGCGGTTGCGGTCGTTGGTGTTCTGCGACAGCACCGTCTCGATCAGCCCGTCGAGCGGCTCTTCATAGACGATTTTGGCCGAGTCCGTCCCCTGTTTCCAGAGCTGCTCCAGAATCTCCAGCACGGCCGTGATCGACGGCGCTTCGATCCGTCCGGGCGCAACTTTTTTGCCCACGTCGACCCGGCTCATTGTTTTCGCTCCCGGGAGAGGGCGGAAGGCGCGTTCCCCTTCTGGCCTCTGCTCAGGGCGGCGCTCTTTTCGATCCAGCGTTTCAGCTTCGCCATCGCCCGCCCGTGGATCGAATCCTCCGGATACGTCCCGTCGGCCCGGCGCTTTCCGGCCGGGCGGCCGGTCAGGAGCTCGATGCCTTCGTCGATCGTCTTCACGGACCAGATATGGAACTGCTTGCGGCGGATCGCTTCGACCACGTCGTGATTGAGCATCAAATGCCGCTCGTTCTGCCATGGGATCAGCACGCCCTGCGAGCCGGTCAGGCCGCGCGCGAGGCAGTAGCTGAAGAAGCCCTCGATCTTCTCGTTGACGCCGCCGATCGGCTGGATGTTGCCGAACTGATCGACCGAGCCGGTCACGGCGATGTTCTGCGCGATCGGCACGTCGGCCAGCGAGGAAAGCAGGCAGTACAGCTCGGTGGACGAAGCGCTGTCGCCGTCGATGCCGCCGTAATTCTGCTCGAACGACAGCCGGGCGGAAAGCGTCAGCGGCATGTCCTGCGCGTAAACGCGCCCGAGATAGCTGCTCAGAGTCAGCAGGCCTTTGTTGTGGATCGGCCCCGCCATTAAAATCTCGCGTTCGATGTTGATGACGCCCTCCTGCCCCATGAACGTGTTGGCCGTGATGCGCGCAGGGTGCCCGAAGGAAACTTCGGCAAAGCTGACGACGGCCAGCCCGTTGATCTGCCCGACGACAGCGCCGTCCGTGTCGATGCGGATGATGTCTTCGGCGAAGGCGGCGCGGATCTTTTCTTCCGTCTGGCTGGAGCGGTAGCGTTTTTCCTGGATCGCCCGCAGCACGTGCTTGCGGTCAACCGACTTGGCGCCTTCGGACAGGGCCCAGGCGGACGATTCGACGACGTATTCTTTCAGCCTGTTGAACTGGGTCGAGAGTTTGTTCTGATCGTCGGCGAGACGCGAAGCCCATTCGATCAGTTCGGCCAGCGCTTTTTTGTTGAACGGCAGACAGCCGTCCTGTTCGGCCGTCGTCTTGACGAAGCGCGCCATATCCCACTCGTTTTCCGGCGTGCGCGGCATTTCGCAGTCGAACTCCGCGACGGTCTTGAAGAATTTGGGGAAGTCGGGGTCGTATTCGCGCAGCAGATAATAAATGTAATAACTGCCGACGAGGATCACTTTCGTCTTGATGGGGATCGCTTCCGGGCGCGGCGTCGTGATCGGCATGACGCTGTACTGGTCGCTGAGGTTCTCGACCGTGAGCAGGCCGGAGCGCAGCACGCGCTTCAACAGGTCGTAGGACATGAAATTGCGCAGCAGCTCTTCCGCGTCGAGGATCAGATAGCCGCCGTTGGCCCGATGCAGCGCGCCGCTCACGATCCGCGTGAAGTCGGTATAATAGTATCCCTGGCGGCTCTCGTACTCCATCTTGCCGGCGATGTTGTAAAAAGTCGGGTTGGTCTCCCACACGGCCGGCGCGCCGCCCTTGGGATCGTTGCCGACGAAGACGTTGATCCTGTACGGCGTGAAATCCACTTCGCCGCTCTCGTCGCGGGCGGCGGCAATGAACAGCGCGTAATTGGCGACGATCTGGCGCTCCAGCGAATCGATCCATTGGGCGAACTTCTTCGTCTGTCCGTATTTTTCCCGGATCTCGTCCAGGTAAGGGCCGATCGCCGTGCGGCAGATCTCGGCTTCCATATCCGAAAGCTTGGCCTTGAGCGCGCGCTCCTTCTCCCGGATCTGCCGCAGCACTTCCAGAGTTTTCGAGGTCAGGGCGTCGGACACGCTCTTGAGGCGCTTCTGCTCTTTCCGCGGCAGCGCTTCGAATTCGTCGGTCTGAAGTTCCTTGAACTCTTTTTTGCCTTTGCCGTTCTTGACGATTTTGAGAGGAATGTTCACAAACCCCTGCGGCGTGCGCTTGACGAGGAAACCGTCCTTTTCGGCCTCTTCGCGAACGTGATTCATCATCTTCGAGATCTGGTCCTGAAACGAGCTGATTTCCTGCGCTTTGGCGTCTTCGTAGCTGCTTTTCTCGAAGGCGCCGCTGATCACGGACTTCAGTTCTTCGATCAGCTTGTCGAAGTCTTCCTCGGCTTTTTTCGCCTGCCCGGCCGGCAGGTCGATGGCCAAAGGCGTCGCCGGCTCGTCGAAATTGTTGACGTAGATCCAGTCGTTGGGCGCCGGCAGGCGGGCCGCTTTTTCGCGCACGCTTTTCAGCGCGTAACTCGTGCGTCCGCTGCCCTGCGGCCCGACGATAAAGACGTTGTAGCCGGTGCTCTTGACGGCAAGGCCGAAATCGATCGATTTGACAGCCCGCTCCTGTCCGATAAAATGAGTCAAGCCTTCCAGCTCCGCAGAAGAAGAACAGCGCAGCACCTTGGGATCCGTCTTTCTTCGCACCTGCGCCGCCGTCAATTTCCGGGCCCGTATTTTCATGGCCTTTCCCCCAGTCATTCCATGTATTTTATAAATCCGCCGCCGAGGAGAACGCGTTCCGCGACGTCGTAAAGGACAAGCGCCTGTCCGATCGAAACGCTCCCGGCAGGCTCCTGCAGTTCGACCGTTCCGCCGCCGTCATGACAGTCCGCCAGCCGGCCGGGAACCGGCCGGGCGCGGTAGCAGTACTGAACGAGACAGTCCTGCCCGGCGCGGACTTCCTGCTGCCAGCGAGCGTTTTCAAAATAAATCGTCCCGACCGTGGCTTCCGTTCCATGGGACAGCAGCAGACGGTTGCTCGCGAAATCCCGCCGCGCCACGAACCACGGGCCGCGCGACAGTCCCAGCCCGCGGCGCTGCCCTTCGGTATAAAAGATCAAGCCTTTATGCGGTCCCAAATCTTCGCCGTCATGGCCGACCATGCGTCCGATGTGGCGCTCTTCCGCGGCGAGGTGATCTTCGAGAAAACGTTCCAGCGAACCGCCTTCGAGAAAACAAATGCCCTGGCTGTCGCCCTGCGCCAGCCTTTCGGCTCCCAGCCTGGAAGCGAGTTCGTTTTTCACGCCAGTTTTACTTCGCTCTTCCGAAAGCGGGAAGCAGAGCCGCGAGAGCCACTCATGCGGCAGCCGGCACAGCATGTACGTCTGATCTTTCGGCGAGTCCGTGCGGGCGATGGCCCAGCGGCGCCCGCGCTTTAAAACGCGCGCGTAGTGCCCCGTGGCGACCTTGTCGATGCCCAGCCGGTCGGCCAGCTCGAACAGCGCCCTGAATTTCAGGGCGGCGTTGCAGATCACGCAGGGATTGGGCGTAAGGCCTTTTCTGTAAGCGTCGAGGAAAGGGCGGACGACTCGCTCGCAAAACCGCGCCCGACAGTCCAATTCGTGCACCGGCACATGCCGCGCCAGGCGCTCCAAACGCAGGCGGTCGGTCGGATCCTCGCCGTCTTTCAAAATCAAATGCGCCGCCGTCACGTCGTAGCCCAGGTCTCTGAGCCGCAGGGCGGACAAGGCGCTGTCAACGCCGCCGCTGACACCGACAAGAATTTTTTCGCTCATGCTCTCTCCGCGCCGCTTGTGGGCAGGTCTTCGACCGATTAAAATAATCGGAGCGTTTTCATATTCGAGGTGAAACTCATGCTGATTGAAAAAACATACAGCGTCAGCGGCATCGTTCAGGGCGTCGGCTTCCGTCCGCTGTGCGTAAGAATCGCGCATCGCGCCGGAATCCGCGGCTCCGTGGCGAACACTTCCGACGGCGTTCTGCTCCGTTTGCAGGGGACGGAGGACGCGATCGCGCGGTACGTGGCGGAGCTGAAACGCGACTGTCCCGACGTGGCGCTGATCGTGGATATCATGCTGCTCGAACGGAAGAACATCGAACAGGCCGACGATGATTTTACCATACTCAAAAGCGTGCGTTCGCTCCGGCAGAGAGTTTTGCTTCCGCCCGACATGGCGACGTGCCGGGACTGCCTGGCCGACGTCAGGGACCCCGCCAACAAACGTTACCGTTACGCCTTCACGAACTGCACGAACTGCGGCCCGCGCTTTTCGATCGTCAGGGAACTCCCCTACGATCGTCCCAAGACGACCATGTCGGCCTTCCCGATGTGTCCAGCGTGCCAGCAGGAATACGCCGACGAAACAAACCGCCGTTTTCACGCCCAGCCGAACGCCTGCCCCGTGTGCGGGCCTCGCCTGGCGTATTGCGACGCTCGGGGACAAGAGATCGCGCAGGACGAAAAAGCTTTCGGACTGGCGATCGCCGCGCTTGCGAACGGCCAAATCATCGCCGTCAAGGGGTTGGGCGGCTTCCATCTGGCCTGCGACGCGACGCGGGAAGAGGCCGTTTCGCTGCTGCGCCGCCGCAAGCGCCGTCCGCGCCGTCCCTTCGCGGTCATGGTCAAAAACGTCGCCGTCGCCGAAAAACTCGTGAAGCTGAGCGCCGACGATAAAAAATTGCTGACGGGCGCACGAGCTCCCATTATACTGCTGGAACGGAACGATTCCAACCTTCTTGCCCCGTCGGTCGCGCCCGGTTTGAATCGTCTGGGCGTGATGCTCCCCTATACGCCGCTCCATCACATGATCATGGAAGGA
This genomic window contains:
- the mnmA gene encoding tRNA 2-thiouridine(34) synthase MnmA, with the protein product MSEKILVGVSGGVDSALSALRLRDLGYDVTAAHLILKDGEDPTDRLRLERLARHVPVHELDCRARFCERVVRPFLDAYRKGLTPNPCVICNAALKFRALFELADRLGIDKVATGHYARVLKRGRRWAIARTDSPKDQTYMLCRLPHEWLSRLCFPLSEERSKTGVKNELASRLGAERLAQGDSQGICFLEGGSLERFLEDHLAAEERHIGRMVGHDGEDLGPHKGLIFYTEGQRRGLGLSRGPWFVARRDFASNRLLLSHGTEATVGTIYFENARWQQEVRAGQDCLVQYCYRARPVPGRLADCHDGGGTVELQEPAGSVSIGQALVLYDVAERVLLGGGFIKYME
- a CDS encoding YerC/YecD family TrpR-related protein, with translation MEKWKDELTEQLASAFLSLNTVEEVYDFLEDVATIGEIKALSQRLEVARLLRQNHTYPQIAQRTGASTATISRVRKFLDYGADGYGIVLNRLEENGKKRRE
- a CDS encoding ABC transporter ATP-binding protein — translated: MTLSVMKLSFAYGRDEVLKDVSFSLEQGEIVALLGPNGTGKTTLLRAVNGILRSSKGTVLLDGRSMGSCPRRERAKLFGYVPQRDEPQHLTVFDAVLLGRRPHIAWTVKKEDVEKVGTVLRALSLENFSLRFLDELSGGEFQKVSLARALVQEPEVLLLDEPTSSLDLKNQIDMLRTLRRIVQKQNVAILMSIHDLNTSLRAADRLLFLRDGAVCGSCRPSEVSAGLIGDVYGIPVDVIVHDGAPLVVPRLRGGSGLRA
- a CDS encoding iron ABC transporter substrate-binding protein — encoded protein: MKIRTKYLAFLAALILCASAACGAEMTVTDCLGRSVTVPAAPERIIGSGSGALRLLTYLQANDRVIAVDSIEKRNDPPPGKASRPYALAHPEFAGLPLFGEFRGKDNPELIAGLSPQPQVIFKVSPLSGPHPDQLTAKTGIPVIGLEYGNLSDKKVQFYATLRLMGKVLDKEQRAEEVVAFFEGHLAELRRRTAGIPEEERRSCYIGGVSMRGTHGFTSTEIGYPPFLYTGAKNVAADGSGKSETVSVAKEKILQWDPQVVFMDINTLRAKGEAGGLRQLSFDPVYVELSAVKSGEIWSVLPYNSYTINYGSVLVNSYFVGKTLYPERFADVEIASVADEIYSFLVGKPLYAQISEALSGKIFSRLNLEGK
- a CDS encoding FecCD family ABC transporter permease — translated: MLRRERLPSLAYEAYVGRKKLFLLGLGGLCLLLGLLSVAWGAVRIPVSEVIEVLLGGGGGRGKVIVVNIRLPQTLAAMLAGGGLSLAGVAMQAVLRNPLGSPFTLGISNAAAFGAAFSIIVLGSGTMQSSAADAVTIMNHWLTTGAAFAAALVCMGVVLFIVSATGGAGEVMVLAGVALSSLFIAGTMFLQYFADDAQLAATVFWTFGDVSRASWREIPMMSALLALSSALFFYRRFDLNALCCGDETALSLGVSAFRVRLEAMVVASLLAAVMVAFLGVIGFVGLVCPHMLRRFLGGDHRFLIPGSVLLGAALLTGADMGARLLLAPRLLPVSVFTAFMGAPVFLALLMKRRAKR
- a CDS encoding FmdE family protein, with the translated sequence MASLKIPPELTPVIAFHGHLCPGLLIGWRASRMAMKLLNLSRDVDEEIAAIVENDACGVDAVQAVLGCTFGKGNFIFRDYGKHAYTVFRHSDGSGVRLVYRSPESELSRDEHTRRLLTESDEVLFDVKKPEEAIPQRARIHDSENCSVCGEKVMVTRLETRADGRKVCVPCAAKLRRMAQ
- a CDS encoding replication-associated recombination protein A; this translates as MEELNLFESEQTQPLAARLRPRSLDEFVGQTHLLGPDKILRRLIVNDTISSMIFWGPPGVGKTTLARIIANQTKAEFINFSAVTSGIKEIRTVMQQAESNRAFGGKTIVFVDEIHRFNKAQQDAFLPFVEKGSIILIGATTENPSFEVNGALLSRCKVFVLQALTTDELVSLLQRALADPRGFGRQNVRIAPELLEMIANFANGDARSALSTLEMVVLNGNRADGETEVTPEVLEQCLSKKSLLYDKKGEEHYNLISALHKSMRNSDPDAAVYWLARMLEAGEDPLYVARRIVRFASEDVGLADPRALELAVAAYQACHFLGMPECSVHLTQAAVYLSLAPKSNALYRAYESARHDAISQLAEPVPLVIRNAPTKLMKELDYGKGYQYAHDAAEKLTGMQCLPDSLLGKTYYEPTEQGLEAKYKARLEFIKDWKAKHGS
- a CDS encoding endonuclease III domain-containing protein encodes the protein MSRVDVGKKVAPGRIEAPSITAVLEILEQLWKQGTDSAKIVYEEPLDGLIETVLSQNTNDRNRDMAFERLKSRYGSWDRVAALPQDRIAEAIKPAGICNNKAATILRVLKTVKERFGEYSLKRLKSGTPAAAWDFMTHIQGVGPKTAACVLAFDLGFPAFPVDTHVARISKRLGWADAKETPAEIQARLERLVPDGMKCAGHLDVIQHGKNICKARAPKCGECPLRGICPSSEA
- a CDS encoding Lon protease family protein — protein: MKIRARKLTAAQVRRKTDPKVLRCSSSAELEGLTHFIGQERAVKSIDFGLAVKSTGYNVFIVGPQGSGRTSYALKSVREKAARLPAPNDWIYVNNFDEPATPLAIDLPAGQAKKAEEDFDKLIEELKSVISGAFEKSSYEDAKAQEISSFQDQISKMMNHVREEAEKDGFLVKRTPQGFVNIPLKIVKNGKGKKEFKELQTDEFEALPRKEQKRLKSVSDALTSKTLEVLRQIREKERALKAKLSDMEAEICRTAIGPYLDEIREKYGQTKKFAQWIDSLERQIVANYALFIAAARDESGEVDFTPYRINVFVGNDPKGGAPAVWETNPTFYNIAGKMEYESRQGYYYTDFTRIVSGALHRANGGYLILDAEELLRNFMSYDLLKRVLRSGLLTVENLSDQYSVMPITTPRPEAIPIKTKVILVGSYYIYYLLREYDPDFPKFFKTVAEFDCEMPRTPENEWDMARFVKTTAEQDGCLPFNKKALAELIEWASRLADDQNKLSTQFNRLKEYVVESSAWALSEGAKSVDRKHVLRAIQEKRYRSSQTEEKIRAAFAEDIIRIDTDGAVVGQINGLAVVSFAEVSFGHPARITANTFMGQEGVINIEREILMAGPIHNKGLLTLSSYLGRVYAQDMPLTLSARLSFEQNYGGIDGDSASSTELYCLLSSLADVPIAQNIAVTGSVDQFGNIQPIGGVNEKIEGFFSYCLARGLTGSQGVLIPWQNERHLMLNHDVVEAIRRKQFHIWSVKTIDEGIELLTGRPAGKRRADGTYPEDSIHGRAMAKLKRWIEKSAALSRGQKGNAPSALSRERKQ